CGCCGGAAACGCTGAAACGGTTCTATAAACGATGCCGGCCTCCAGGCTTCTGGGGACCGGTTCGCGGTGACACCGACCTCGCGGGTCGCCACGACCCCTCCTCCGCTCGGTTGGTCTTTGACTCGATTCTCGGTATCCTCGCGTGCCTGGGGCTGGTTCTGGCAACCAATGCGGTATTCGTAAAGGACTGGCCCGTGATGATCGGCGGCCTGGCCGCTGCCGTCGTGCTCGGCGGCTGGCTGTTGGCAAGGGTCCTGGAGTCCGGCCCGGCCGATGATCCAACGCCGGACGCTTCCGGCCTGCCGAGATCGAGTACGTAGCACGCCCGGCACCGAGCAACGCCGGTACATCAACGAAAGGATGAGGCCGATGGCAGCCCAACTCGCGATTCACGGTGGCACACCGGTCAGAACAAAGCCGTTCCCTTCCTGGCCGGTCTACGGACAACCCGAGGAACAGGCCGTCCTGCGAGCCCTGCGCAGCGGCAAGTGGGGCAAGCTCGACGGGGTCGAGGTCGCCGCATTCGAGCGGGATTTCGCGCGATACCAGGGTGCCCGGCACGGCATCGCCGTCCTCAACGGTACAGTCGCGATCCAAGTCGCCCTCATGGCCGCCGGTATCAAACCGGGCGATGAAGTCATTGTCCCGCCCTACACCTTCTTGGCGACGGCCACCGCAGTCGTGACCTCCAATGCCACGCCGGTCTTCGCCGATATCGAGCTGGACACGTTCAATATCGACCCCAAGGCGATCGAGGCCCTGATCACCTCGCGCACCAGGGCCATTATTCCGGTCCACTTCGCCGGTCTGCCGGCCGACATGGATGCGATCATGGCCATTGCCAGGCGCCACAACCTGGTGGTCATCGAAGACGCCGCCCACGCCCACGCGGCCGAGTACAAGGGGCGCCGCGCCGGGTCCATCGGTCACATGGGAACATTCTCTTTCCAATCCAGCAAGAACCTCACCGCCGGTGAAGGCGGTTTCATCACCACCAACGACCCCGCGCTGGCCGAGGCCTGTCGCGAAATTCATAACTGCGGGCGGCGCGAGGGCCATGCGTGGTACGAGCATTTCGTGATTGCGGCGAACTTCCGGCTGAGCGAGATCCAGGGTGCTTTGCTCAACGCACAGCTCCAACGGCTGGAGGAACAGGCCCGACGCCGATGGGAGAACGGCCGGTACCTCACCGAACAGCTCGGCCAGATCCCCGGAATCAAGCCGCAGAAGATCATCCCGGAGTGCACGCGCCACGCGTTTCACTTGTACTGCTTCCGCATCGACGCCCAGGAACTCGGGGCTCCCAGGCAGGCATTTCTTGAGGCGCTTGCGGCCGAAGGAATCCCTGACTTCGGAGGCTACCCGCTGCCCCTTTATAAGCAGCGGGTGTTCTTGGACCGCGCGTTCGGCCCCTTCGACGGCTGCCGCGGCATCGACTACGCAAAAACCTGTTGCCCGAACTGCGAGAAGATCTGCTACGAACAGGGCGGGTGGCTTGAACACCGAATGCTGCTGGGCACGCGCGAGGACATGGACGATATTGTCGCCGCGTTCCGCAAGGTATACGAAAACCGCAGCCGACTGCAGGGCTGAACCATTGCCGGACAAGCATCGTGAAAGGCCCTGCAGACAATCGAGACGAGAGGGCCTGCCGCCCGAGCACCGTCAACCGACATGCACCGAATTGGCGGGGGCCAGCCTCGCAGGGACAGCCGGTCCGGCAACTGCCTCCGCCTCCGGCAGCGGGCGCGGTCTCGACGAGAGGCCGGCTTCCGGGCGGGAGATCCAACCGATGGTTAGAAACGAAACGGCATAGATGGCCAGAAAAACGCTGAATGCCGGCCCGTGAACGGCGGTGACATAGATCGCCCAAGTGGCCGAACAGTATGCACCGATCAACATCTCCGCGAACCACAGCCGGCGGAACCTCTGGGCCTTATAGCGACTGGTGAACCTGGCATTCCGGGTGCTGCCGGATTTCGGCGTGCGCACGAACTCGCCCCCTCGTACGTACAGGCCGCGGATGACCGCCAGGGCGTTGTTGATCGACAAACCGGTGCCAAGAAGCAGCATCACCGGCGTCATTCGCACGCCGCCGAGGCCGCCGCCCAGATGGTAGCGGGCATAGCCGTAAACGATCGGCGAGGCCACAACCGTGAGAATCATCAATCCCCAGCCGAACACAAAGCACCACCAGAACGGAAGCGGATCAACCATCGCGAGCATGGGCCGGGCCAGCAGCGCCAGCATCAGGGTCCAGAGATAGACCGCGTAATGAGTCAAATGTAGCGTGGCCTCGATCTTGTGCGACAGGCCCAGGGATGACCGCCAGATTCTGGGCAGCAGCTTGATCGCCGTCTGGACACCCCCTGTGGCCCACCGCCGCTGCTGCGCCTTCAGGGCGCTGATCGTGCTCGGCAATTCCGCGGGACAGGCCAGTTCCAGACAGTAGTCGATTCGCCAGCCGGCGAGCTGGACACGGTAAGACAGGTCGAGATCCTCCGTCAAGGTGTCGGCAGACCAGCCTCCGACGGCCGGATCCTCAATGGCCGCCTTGCGCCAGATGCCGGCCGTGCCGTTGAAGTTCATCATCAGG
This is a stretch of genomic DNA from Phycisphaerae bacterium. It encodes these proteins:
- a CDS encoding DegT/DnrJ/EryC1/StrS family aminotransferase — encoded protein: MAAQLAIHGGTPVRTKPFPSWPVYGQPEEQAVLRALRSGKWGKLDGVEVAAFERDFARYQGARHGIAVLNGTVAIQVALMAAGIKPGDEVIVPPYTFLATATAVVTSNATPVFADIELDTFNIDPKAIEALITSRTRAIIPVHFAGLPADMDAIMAIARRHNLVVIEDAAHAHAAEYKGRRAGSIGHMGTFSFQSSKNLTAGEGGFITTNDPALAEACREIHNCGRREGHAWYEHFVIAANFRLSEIQGALLNAQLQRLEEQARRRWENGRYLTEQLGQIPGIKPQKIIPECTRHAFHLYCFRIDAQELGAPRQAFLEALAAEGIPDFGGYPLPLYKQRVFLDRAFGPFDGCRGIDYAKTCCPNCEKICYEQGGWLEHRMLLGTREDMDDIVAAFRKVYENRSRLQG
- a CDS encoding glycosyltransferase, which translates into the protein MSNWFDAVLVGLFMVSTAMLSVYGLHLYILLFLFHRRRSVKGAEQRAFVDHYLANTPEREWPGVTTQIPIYNEADVATRVMEAVAAMDYPRGKHSIQVLDDSTDETRLLVDRTARRLREQGVDIEVLHRDNRQGFKAGALKAGLAHCRHPLVAIFDADFVPPKDFLRRAVPLLARDEKVACVQGRWAHLNQEESWLTKAQSVALDAHFAVEQGARAWNGLMMNFNGTAGIWRKAAIEDPAVGGWSADTLTEDLDLSYRVQLAGWRIDYCLELACPAELPSTISALKAQQRRWATGGVQTAIKLLPRIWRSSLGLSHKIEATLHLTHYAVYLWTLMLALLARPMLAMVDPLPFWWCFVFGWGLMILTVVASPIVYGYARYHLGGGLGGVRMTPVMLLLGTGLSINNALAVIRGLYVRGGEFVRTPKSGSTRNARFTSRYKAQRFRRLWFAEMLIGAYCSATWAIYVTAVHGPAFSVFLAIYAVSFLTIGWISRPEAGLSSRPRPLPEAEAVAGPAVPARLAPANSVHVG